A region from the Malus domestica chromosome 07, GDT2T_hap1 genome encodes:
- the LOC108173676 gene encoding uncharacterized mitochondrial protein AtMg00300-like: MVQLTSSSHYVLFGPRDVKVYRDLKISEIPTMEGRRLESVYVMSAESAYVDRTRKNETSDLWHMQLGHVSYHKLNVMMKKSMFKGLPQLDVRTGTVCAGCQYGKAHQLPYEESKFKAKEPLELVHSDVFGPIKQPSIHGDVH, from the coding sequence ATGGTCCAATTGACATCGTCAAGCCACTATGTCTTGTTCGGTCCACGAGATGTGAAGGTGTATCGTGACCtcaaaatctcagaaatacCAACAATGGAGGGGCGACGATTGGAGTCAGTCTACGTAATGTCAGCAGAATCTGCATATGTAGATAGGACAAGGAAAAATGAAACATCAGATCTATGGCACATGCAGTTAGGTCACGTTAGCTATCACAAGCTAAATGTGATGATGAAGAAGTCAATGTTTAAGGGGCTACCTCAACTTGACGTGAGAACGGGCACGGTTTGTGCAGGATGTCAGTATGGTAAAGCACATCAATTACCATACGAAGAGTCGAAGTTTAAAGCGAAAGAGCCATTGGAGTTGGTTCATTCCGATGTGTTCGGGCCCATCAAGCAACCATCGATACATGGTGACGTTCATTGA
- the LOC103410273 gene encoding vesicle-associated membrane protein 727: MSHRGLIYSFVAKGSVVLAEHTTFTGNFSTIAVQCLQKLPSSSSKYTYSCDGYTFNFLLDSGFVFLVVADESAGRSVPFVFLERVKEDFKQRYAADIKNAGPHPLDDDDEEDDLFEDRFSIAYNLDREFGPMLKEHMQYCMEHPEEISKLSKLKAQITEVKGVMMDNIEKVLDRGERIELLVDKTENLQFQADSFQRQGRQLRRKMWLQSLQMKLMIGGGVLILIIIIWLIACGGFKC, from the exons ATGAGTCACAGAGGATTAATATATAGCTTTGTTGCAAAAGGAAGTGTTGTTTTAGCAGAACACACGACCTTCACCGGAAACTTTAGTACCATTGCTGTTCAATGCTTGCAGAAGCTACCTTCCAGCAGCAGCAAGTACACCTACTCGTGCGATGGCTACACTTTTAACTTCCTACTTGACAGTGGATTCG TGTTTCTTGTTGTTGCTGATGAATCGGCCGGAAGGAGTGTGCCTTTTGTGTTCCTTGAACGAGTGAAAGAGGATTTCAAGCAGCGGTATGCTGCAGATATTAAGAATGCAGGGCCGCATCctcttgatgatgatgatgaagaggaTGACTTATTTGAAGATCGATTTAGCATCGCTTACAATCTTGACAGAGAATTTGG GCCAATGCTTAAGGAGcacatgcaatattgcatggagCATCCAGAAGAAATAAGTAAGCTTTCCAAATTGAAGGCCCAAATCACGGAGGTGAAAGGTGTGATGATGGACAATATAGAGAAG GTTTTGGATCGCGGTGAGAGAATTGAGCTTTTGGTTGATAAAACAGAAAATCTGCAGTTCCAG GCTGACAGCTTCCAGAGGCAAGGCAGGCAATTGCGACGTAAGATGTGGCTGCAGAGTCTCCAAATGAAGCTAATGATTGGAGGTGGAGTCCTTATCCTGATCATCATAATATGGCTTATCGCCTGCGGAGGTTTCAAATGCTAA